CTGTTTCGTCTTATAAGAATAAATCAGTGGAAAAAGGAAATGGAAGAGGAGCAACAGGGTAAACCCTATATAGGCACATCAGATATAGAAAACCAGCACAGCAGGGGAGACTATCAGCACGCACCGGAGAAAACCACCACCGCACACGTAAAAAGCCGGGAAGGCGGGGGGGACGAAGGCAAGGAAAGCAAGTGGCCACTCATCATCACGCTCCTGATTATTGCCGGGCTGGTGGTGGCGTACTTCATTTTTCCCGGTTTTCAGCAGGAACTGCAAAAGGCCTGGGACGTGCTGACGAGCGGGGATGAGAAGCGCATTTCGGTTTGGGTGAGCCAGTTCGGCTTCTGGGGCCCCTTGTTCATTGTGCTGGCCATGGTGGCCCAGATGTTCCTGCTCGTGATAAACGTGGTGGCGCTGATGCTGGTGGCCATAATCGCCTACGGACATTTCTGGGGATCCATAATTGCCATTGTCGCCGTGGCCGTAGCCTCTACGGTAGGTTATTGGATTGGGCGCAGTGTGGGCGAGGCCGGTGTCAGCAAACTTATCGGCCGGAAAACAGAACGCAAGGTAACGGGCTTTGTGGATGAGTACGGCATCTGGGCGGTGGTCATTGCCCGCATCTCGCCCTTCCTGTCGAACGATGCGGTGAGCATTGTAGCGGGCCTGGCCCGTATGGGCTACCTGAAGTTTATGGCGGCCACCCTGGCTGGGATTGTGCCGCTCACGGTGCTGCTTGCCTGGCTCGGGCAGAACAACGAGCGCCTGAAAACAGGGCTTATCTGGGTTTCTGTTGTCAGCCTCGTCGGCTTCATCGCCTATATTGCGTACGACAAATACTTCAAAAAGGAAAAGCACTGAGTATATAGTGGCGGCTTTAGAGGCGCGGCCGTAACACCGCTTCTCAATTTTGCCATCCTTATAGCGGCATGTTCCACACAAAGGTACGGCCCGGTCATTGCAAATACACCTTCCGTCGGTTCTAAATTCTTTAGCTATATACCTGCGTCTTTGTATTCTCACGTAAGCATATAGTGTTATATGTATAAATCTGATAATATAAAGTATAGCTAAAATAATAATGTTGGGAATTTAGCTGTAAAATAGCATCCAGGGGTTCCTAAGCCGCATCATAAAACCATTCCGGTTAGCTGTCGTTAAAGCGGGTTACTGAAATAAAAAATGATGTTCCACGAAAAGGATACCTTATGTTTAGGACAAAATTATTTGCAGCCGCTTTCTCCATTCTGGTCGCAGTGGCTGAAGAATTTTCCCTATTTAACGAAGCATCCCCGGCACAGGCAACAGAGCAGCAAGACGCACAAGATGAGACCATATGGAAGCTGAAGGCTCCCGAGCGCACCATAACTGAAATCGAGCAACCCACCCTGGAAACCATGACCGTTTCCGCCTCTGTGTATTTCCCCGTGCCGGGGCAGACGGACTCCACCCCGTTTATCACCGCAGATGGCTCGCGCATCAACAAAGAAAACCCCAAAAAGCACCGTTGGATAGCCGTGTCGCGGGACCTGCACAGCCGCTGGGGCGGTGAGATCAGCTACGGCGACTCGCTGCAGGTGACGGGCCTGTCTAATGAACTCGACGGCCTGTACATTGTGCGGGACGTGATGAACCGCCGCATCCGCAACCGCATCGACATACTGGTGGGCAAAGACGACAAAGTGATGGGCTTTTGGGATGACGTCCAAATCTCCAAACTGAACTGAAGCCCCGGCATATATAAACGAACTGCTCCCTGCCCCGTACCCTAAGCAGTAGCCACAGCAGGTGCTGTGCTGCACTAACGAGCTGCTATGGGCGAGAAGAAGTTGCCGAAAGACCCCGAGAAGAAGGCGCTGGAGAAAGAGCGCTACGAACTGCTGAACAGGCTGCAGGATGCCCTGGAGATGCCGATGGTGGTGCTGGGCTTTATCTGGCTGGTGCTGCTGGTGGTGGAGCTTATATGGGGCCTGAGCCCGGTGCTGCAACTGACCAGCAACATTATCTGGGGCGTCTTTATCGTCGACTTCGTCCTGAAGTTCATACTGGCGCCCCGCAAACTGCACTTCCTGCAGCACAATGTGCTCACCACCATTTCCCTGTTTGTGCCTGCCCTGCGGCTTTTCCGCATCACGCGGGCGTTCCGGCTGATTGGCACTGTGCGGGCCACGCGCGGCCTGCGCCTGGTGAAGGTGGTGGGCTCCATCAACAGAAGCATGCGCAGCCTGAGCCGGGCCATGTCGCGGCGGGCATTCGGCTATGTGGCTGCCCTCACGCTGGTGGTGGTGGCGGCCGGTGCGGCTGGCATGTACGCTTTCGAGAACGGGCACGGCATCAAAACATACGGGGAGGCGGTGTGGTGGACGGTGATGCTGCTTACCTCCATCGGCAGCGACTACTTCCCGGTGACGCCGGAGGGGCGCGTGCTCTGCCTGTTGCTGGCCATGTACGGCTTCGCCGTGTTCGGCTATTTTACCGCCACGCTGGCCACCTTCTTTATCGACAGCGACGCGGAGAGCGATGAAAGCGAAGTAGCCGGTGCCCGGCAGGTGCAGGCGCTGCACCAGGAGATACGCCTGCTGCGCGAGGAACTGCAGACCGTGTTGCAGCAGGAACAGCGGCCTCCAGACCAGAACGCTCCCCCAATGGATATATAGCTTATAAGTAAAAGGACACAAGTATCAGGACATAAGACACAAGATTTTTTATACTATATATTTAATTTTCAGGCGACTTATATCCTGAGTGATTTTATGGATAGTGTAGGTTATGTTGTGGTACTTGA
This window of the Pontibacter russatus genome carries:
- a CDS encoding TVP38/TMEM64 family protein → MEEEQQGKPYIGTSDIENQHSRGDYQHAPEKTTTAHVKSREGGGDEGKESKWPLIITLLIIAGLVVAYFIFPGFQQELQKAWDVLTSGDEKRISVWVSQFGFWGPLFIVLAMVAQMFLLVINVVALMLVAIIAYGHFWGSIIAIVAVAVASTVGYWIGRSVGEAGVSKLIGRKTERKVTGFVDEYGIWAVVIARISPFLSNDAVSIVAGLARMGYLKFMAATLAGIVPLTVLLAWLGQNNERLKTGLIWVSVVSLVGFIAYIAYDKYFKKEKH
- a CDS encoding RlpA-like double-psi beta-barrel domain-containing protein, translated to MFRTKLFAAAFSILVAVAEEFSLFNEASPAQATEQQDAQDETIWKLKAPERTITEIEQPTLETMTVSASVYFPVPGQTDSTPFITADGSRINKENPKKHRWIAVSRDLHSRWGGEISYGDSLQVTGLSNELDGLYIVRDVMNRRIRNRIDILVGKDDKVMGFWDDVQISKLN
- a CDS encoding potassium channel family protein, which gives rise to MGEKKLPKDPEKKALEKERYELLNRLQDALEMPMVVLGFIWLVLLVVELIWGLSPVLQLTSNIIWGVFIVDFVLKFILAPRKLHFLQHNVLTTISLFVPALRLFRITRAFRLIGTVRATRGLRLVKVVGSINRSMRSLSRAMSRRAFGYVAALTLVVVAAGAAGMYAFENGHGIKTYGEAVWWTVMLLTSIGSDYFPVTPEGRVLCLLLAMYGFAVFGYFTATLATFFIDSDAESDESEVAGARQVQALHQEIRLLREELQTVLQQEQRPPDQNAPPMDI